Part of the Variovorax sp. PAMC 28711 genome is shown below.
TGCGCGAGGGCGGCCGCGCTTCGTTCTTCGCAGCCGACGTCACGAAATCCGCCGATATGAAGGCGCTGGTGGCCGCCGCCGTCGAGCGCCATGGCAAGCTCGACGCGATGGTCAACAACGCGGGCTGGACGCACCGCAACCGCCCGGCCCTCGAAGTCAGCGAAGCAGAATTCGACCGCTGCTACGCGGTCAATGTGAAGAGCATCTACCTGGCGACGATGTTCGCGGTGCCGGCCTTCCAGGCCAACGGCGGCGGCAGCTTCATCAACATCGCCTCGACCGCGGGCGTGCGTCCGCGGCCCGGCCTCACCTGGTACAACGGCTCGAAGGGCGCGGTCATCACGACCAGCAAGTCGCTCGCCGCCGAGCTCGGCCCCGACAACATCCGCGTGAACTGCATCAACCCGGTGTTCAACCCCGACACCGGCCTGGCGGCCGAATTCGCCGGCGGCCCGCTCACCGAAGAACGCAAGGCCAAGTTCCGCGCCACCATTCCGCTCGGCCGTTTCTCGACCGCGCTCGATGTCGCCAATGCGGCCCTGTATCTGGCGAGCGATGAGGCATCGTTCATCACGGGCGTGTGCATCGAGGTCGACGGCGGCCGCTGCGTCTGAGGGGAAAAAGGCGGCACAGACCGCCCTGACATTTCCAACAAGAAGGAGACAGAACCGTGAATTCCATGAACCGCATCGCGCGCCGCACCCTGCTCGGTGTCGCCCTGGCGCTGCCACTCCTGGCCTCAGCACAACTGCTGCCGGCCGCCAGCCCCGAGCGCGTCGGCCTGTCCGGCGAACGATTGCAGATGCTCAGCGACGTGCTGAAAGCCGACGTCGCCGCCAACAAGATCCCCGGCGCGGTGCTGCTGGTGTCGCGTCAGGGCAAGGTCGCCTGGTTC
Proteins encoded:
- a CDS encoding SDR family oxidoreductase, with the translated sequence MRVKDKSIIVTGAGGGIGEGIAKRLAAEGAQVVVNDINPAAGQLVVDAILREGGRASFFAADVTKSADMKALVAAAVERHGKLDAMVNNAGWTHRNRPALEVSEAEFDRCYAVNVKSIYLATMFAVPAFQANGGGSFINIASTAGVRPRPGLTWYNGSKGAVITTSKSLAAELGPDNIRVNCINPVFNPDTGLAAEFAGGPLTEERKAKFRATIPLGRFSTALDVANAALYLASDEASFITGVCIEVDGGRCV